In Gemmatimonadetes bacterium SCN 70-22, the genomic stretch CGGCGTCTGCAGCTCGTTGCCGGGCTCCCCGCCGCCTAACGCCAGCGGGATGAGTGCGAGCCCCGCCGTGAGCGCGGTCATCAGGATCGGCGACAGGCGCTCGAGCGAGCCCCGCACTACCGCCTCGCGGAACGGGACTCCTTCTGCCAGGAGCTGCCGGTAGTGTGACACGAGGAGGATCCCGTTGCGGGTGGCGATGCCGAAGAGTGTCACGAAGCCCACCAGCGACGCGATGCTCACGACGCGCCCGGTGATCAGGACGGCGACAACCCCGCCGATGAGCGCCAACGGGAGGTTGGCCATGACGAGCGTGGCGGTGCGCGCCGAGCGGAACTCCATGAAGAGGATGATGAAGATCGCGGCGATGGCGAGGAGCGACAGGGCGCCGAGCGTGCGCGTGGCCTCGGCTTGCGCCTCGAACTGGCCGCCATATTCCACGAAGTAGCCGGGCGGAAGCGATACCTGCTCGCTCACTGTGCGCCGGATCTCCTCGACGGTGCTCCCCAGGTCGCGCCCGGCCACGTTGGCCTGCACCACGATTTTGCGTTGCACGTTCTCGCGCGAGATGGTATTCGGCCCGCGGTCGACGGTGACCGTTGCGAGTTGCGAGAGCGGGACGCGCTGTCCGGTGGGAGTGTCGAAGGGGACCGCGGCGATGGCCTCGGCGTTGGCGCGTAGCGTCTCGGGGAATCGCACGACCAGGTCGACGCTCCGCCCCTGTTCCAGCACCTGCGACACCACCTCACCGTTGAGCGCCACGTCGATCCCCTGGGCGAGCTGCCCTACGCTCATCCCGTAGCGGGCGAGCGCCGTGCGATCGGCGCGGATGCGGAGCTGGGGGACGTCCATCTGCTGCTCGAGCTGCAGGTCTGCCACGCCCGGCACTCCCTGCATCACGTCGCGCACGCTCGCCCCCACCTGGCGGAGCTGATACAGGTCGGGACCGAAGATCTTCACGGCGATGTTGGCCCGCGTCCCCGAGAGCATGTGGTCGATGCGGTGGCCGATTGGCTGGCCAACGGTCACGCTCGTTCCCGGTATCGCCGAGAATGCGCTGCGCAGCTCCTCGAAGACCGCCTCCTTGTCGATGCCGTCCTTCAACGTCACGTCGATCTCGGCGGCATTGACCCCCTGCGCGTGTTCGTCGAGCTCCGCTCGTCCCTGACGGCGGTCGGTGTTGAGCACGGCGGCGTTCGCCTTGAGGATCCCCTCGACGCGGCGCCCGATACCGTTGGATTCCTCGAGTGACGTCCCCGGGACCGTGACGACCGAGACGGTCAGCGCCCCTTCGTTGAACTCGGGGAGAAAGGCGGAGCCGAGGAGCGGGAGGGTGCCTAACGTCGCGGCGAGGGCGAGGGCGGCGAAGGCAAGGACACGTTTGGGATGCGCCAACACCGGCTGGAGCACCCGGTCATACCGCGCCTTGAGCCAGGTGACGAGCCGGCTCTCGTGCTCGCGCTGCACCGCGCCGGAGTTCGGCAGGAGGTAGGCGCACAGGACCGGGGTGACCGTGACGGCGACGAGGAGCGAGGCGAGGATGGAGACGACGTAGGCGAAGCCCAGGGGACGAAGGAGCCGTCCCTCCACACCACCCAGGAAGAAGAGCGGGAGAAAGACGACGATGATGATCATGGTCGCATTCACGATGCTGGCCCTTATCTCCTTCGACGCGTCGAAGACGACGCGCAGCGCGCTGCGACGCTCGCCGTCCGGCCGGTGATGGTTCTCCTTGAGCCTCCGGAAGACGTTCTCGACGTCGATGATGGCGTCGTCGACCAGCGCCCCGATGGCGATCGCCATGCCGCCCAGCGTCATCGTGTTCACCGTGATCCCGAGGAGCTTCATGGCGAAGATCGCCACCACCAGCGACAGTGGAATCGCCACCACCGAGATCGCCGTTGCCCGGAAGTTCCAGAGGAAGAGGAAGAGGACGACGACGACCAGCACCGCGCCGTCGCGCAGCGCCTTGACCACGTTGTCGACGGCGACTCGGATGAAGTCCGCCTGACGGAAGAGATCGGAGTGAATCGTGACTCCCTTGGGGAGCGTTGGCTGTATCGCGGCCAGCTCGCGCTCGATGCGTCCCGTGAGCTCCAGCGTGTTGGCACCGGGTTGTTTCTGCACCGCGAGCACCACGCCGGGGGCCGCGTCGACCGAGCCGTCGCCAAACTTGGGCGCCGTTCCCACGCGCACGTCGGCCACCTGCGACAGGAGGACCGGGACGCTGCCGCGCACCGCGACCACCGTCCGCGCGATCTCGTCGACCGACTGCACCCGCCCGATCCCGCGAATCACGTACTCCTGGCCCTTGTCCATGTACACGCCGCCCGAGGCGTTGGCGTTCGAGCCGCGCGCGGCGCGCACCACTTCATCGAGCGTGACACCGGCGCTGAGCATGCGCGCCGGGTCGGCGAGCACCTGGTACTGCTTCACCCCTCCCCCGATGGGGATCACCTGCGCCACACCGGGAACGGCGAGCAACCGGCGACGGATGGTCCAATCGGCGATGGTGCGCAGCTCGCGGGCCGAGCTGTCGGTCGCCGGTGCAGCCCCGGTCAGGCCGATCATCAGGATCTCGCCCATCACGCTCGACACCGGGGCGAGCACGGGCGCGGAGATCCCGTCCGGCAGCGCAGCGGTCACCACCTGCAACTTCTCGGCGACGATCTGTCGCGCGCGGAAGATGTCGGTCCCCCAGTCGAATTCCACCCAGACGACCGAGATACCCTGTGCCGTCGACGAACGCACGCGGCGCACGCCGGTGGCGCCGTTGACGGCGGTTTCGATGGGGAAGGAGACGAGCGCCTCGACTTCTTCCGGCGCCATCCCGTGCGCTTCGGTCAGGACCGTGACCGTGGGCGCGGTGAGGTCGGGGAAGACGTCCACGGGCATGCGCCACGCGGTCCACGCGCCGCCGACGAGCATCACCCCCGCGATGGCGAGGACGACGACGCGGTTGCGGAGCGAGAGGGCAATGAGGTTGTTCAGCATTCGCTCTCCCGCTCTAGTGCTCGTGGCCCTGCGCCGGCACGCTCGTGGAGAGCGAGGCCAGCCGAATCTGATAGGCGGCACCGGTCACCACCCGCTCCCCCACCGCGATCCCCGTGCGAAGGAGTACACGATCGCCCTCCCGCCCGGCGATGGTGAGCTCTCGCTTCACGAACGATTCGCCGTCGGGCTGTATGTAGGCAATGGCACGACCATCCTCGTCGAGCACCGCCGACGCGGGAATCGTCACGCCGCGTTCGCGCTGACCCGTGCGTACGGCGACCCGTGCATTCGCCCCGACCTTCAACGACCCGTCGGGGTTGGCCACCTCGAACAGGACGGGGACGGTGCGCGAGAGCGAGTCGATGATACTTCCCACCGAGACGACGCGCCGCGCCGAATAGGCGCGGGGCGATCCCTCGACCAGGAACTCCACTCCGGAGCTCCGCGAGACGTTCGGCGCCTGCGCCGCGGGCACATTCACTCGCAGCCACACCACCGACGCGTCGACGATCGTGAATAGCGGGGCCCCCGCCTCCACGCGGCTCCCGGGGGTTATGCGTCGCTCGGCGACGACGCCGCCCACGGGCGAGCGCACCGTCACGCGGCCGCCGGCGTCGGTGCCGTAGCCGGCGAGCGCCTCCTTGGCCGCGGTGAGCCGGATCTCGGCCGCGCGCACGCGCCGTTGCGGCACCGCCTCGACGGCCACGAGTCGCTGGGCGCGGTCGTACTCATCCTGGGCCTCGCGCAGCCGCGCGCGTGCCTCGGCCACCAGCGCCCCGCCCCCATCGCCTAACGACGGCGCCAGGACGGCGAGCACCTGTCCGCGTCCCACCCGCTCCCCGGGCACCGGCGACCTGGCGATCCCGGAAGCATCCACCAGTCCGGCCACCGGGGCACTCACCTGCGCCCAACGCCCTGCCTGCGGCTCGATCACCCCCGACGCCTCGAAGGTCGCTGCCACCTCGCCTTCGGCGGCGAAGGCGGTGGTGAAGCCCGGCGTCTTCCACTGCTGCTCCTTGAGGAAGGAGATCGCGCGCTCTCCCCCGGCGTCCACCAGCGGCGCCTCGGCCACGCTGGCATACACCGGCAGGCCCGGCACGGTGATGCTGTCCTTCGCCTGCGGCGAGTCGACGAGAATCGTGAGGTCGTACGTTCCCGGGCGCTCGAAAGTGGGCGCCGGGCCGTAGATCCCCGGCGCCCGAGGCGTCTCCTGCACGACCACCACCGGTGCTCCCCCGTCCCGTGCACGGAAGGTGAGCGTGATGCGCCCGGAGCGGAGTGGCGCGAAGTCGGTGAGGTCCGTCAGGTGCACCGCGAACTTGTCCGGCGCGCCGACGATCAGCGCCGGATGCTCCATGAAGAGCTCCGTCGAGTCGGTCCAGAGGGTGATGGCGCCTCCCGCGGGTTCGGGCGCTTCGGGGGCGGCGCTCGCGCCGTCGCCGGCGCCACCGCGGCCACAGGCGCCTAACGCCAACAGGGTCGCGCCGAGCAGCGCCGCGCGTGGCGCGCGTGGCGCGCGAAAGGTTACAGGCATCGTGATCATTGGTCAGGCGAGTCAGAGGGGAACAGCGCCGTGCCGACGGCGCGCGCGAGCGCAGCCTGTCGGATGGCGACTTCTGCCTGCAGGGTGAGGTAGGTGGACTCTGCGTCCTGATAGGCGCGGACGGCG encodes the following:
- a CDS encoding multidrug transporter AcrB → MLNNLIALSLRNRVVVLAIAGVMLVGGAWTAWRMPVDVFPDLTAPTVTVLTEAHGMAPEEVEALVSFPIETAVNGATGVRRVRSSTAQGISVVWVEFDWGTDIFRARQIVAEKLQVVTAALPDGISAPVLAPVSSVMGEILMIGLTGAAPATDSSARELRTIADWTIRRRLLAVPGVAQVIPIGGGVKQYQVLADPARMLSAGVTLDEVVRAARGSNANASGGVYMDKGQEYVIRGIGRVQSVDEIARTVVAVRGSVPVLLSQVADVRVGTAPKFGDGSVDAAPGVVLAVQKQPGANTLELTGRIERELAAIQPTLPKGVTIHSDLFRQADFIRVAVDNVVKALRDGAVLVVVVLFLFLWNFRATAISVVAIPLSLVVAIFAMKLLGITVNTMTLGGMAIAIGALVDDAIIDVENVFRRLKENHHRPDGERRSALRVVFDASKEIRASIVNATMIIIVVFLPLFFLGGVEGRLLRPLGFAYVVSILASLLVAVTVTPVLCAYLLPNSGAVQREHESRLVTWLKARYDRVLQPVLAHPKRVLAFAALALAATLGTLPLLGSAFLPEFNEGALTVSVVTVPGTSLEESNGIGRRVEGILKANAAVLNTDRRQGRAELDEHAQGVNAAEIDVTLKDGIDKEAVFEELRSAFSAIPGTSVTVGQPIGHRIDHMLSGTRANIAVKIFGPDLYQLRQVGASVRDVMQGVPGVADLQLEQQMDVPQLRIRADRTALARYGMSVGQLAQGIDVALNGEVVSQVLEQGRSVDLVVRFPETLRANAEAIAAVPFDTPTGQRVPLSQLATVTVDRGPNTISRENVQRKIVVQANVAGRDLGSTVEEIRRTVSEQVSLPPGYFVEYGGQFEAQAEATRTLGALSLLAIAAIFIILFMEFRSARTATLVMANLPLALIGGVVAVLITGRVVSIASLVGFVTLFGIATRNGILLVSHYRQLLAEGVPFREAVVRGSLERLSPILMTALTAGLALIPLALGGGEPGNELQTPMAIVILGGLLSATALNMLVVPALYWLYGERAVAPATSFELTPRGEIGGLTPALATSMPSSRS